The DNA segment CGACAAGCCGAAGAAATCGGCCAAGCGAAAAATCGTCGACGACGATGATGATGACGACGAGCCGCCGCCGGAGCGGAAGCCGCGCGCGGCCCGTAGTCCCGCGAAGCGGAAATCGAAACCGCGCGGCAGTCTTCCGATCGGCCGGCTGTTTTACTGGGGCGCGGTGCTCGGCCTGTGGGGCGCGATTGCCGTCGTTGGCCTCGTCGTCTGGGTCGGGGCGCATCTGCCGGCGATCCAGTCGCTCGAAATCCCGAAGCGGCCGCCGACCATCCAGATCACCGGCGTCGACGGCAGCGTGCTCGCTATTCGCGGCGAGATGCCCGGCGCCAATGTCGCGCTGAAGGATTTGCCGCCCTATCTGCCGAAGGCGTTCATCGCGATCGAAGACCGCCGGTTCTATTCGCACTTCGGCATCGATCCCTGGGGCATCCTGCGTGCTGCGGTGGCTAACGTCCTGCATCGCGGCGTGTCGCAGGGCGGTTCGACGCTCACCCAGCAGCTTGCCAAGAATCTTTTCCTGACCCAGGAGCGCACTTTCCAGCGCAAACTGCAGGAAGTCGAGCTCGCGCTCTGGCTGGAGCGTAAGCATTCCAAGAACGAAATCCTCGAGCTTTATCTCAACCGCGTCTATTTCGGTTCCGGCGCCTATGGTGTGGAAGCGGCAGCCCAGCGTTACTTCGGCAAATCCGCCAAGAACGTCACCATCGCGGAAGCCGCGATGCTCGCGGGCCTCGTCAAGTCGCCCTCGCGCCTGGCGCCCAACCGCAATCCGGAAGGCGCCGAAGCGCGCGCGCAAACCGTGCTCACCGCGATGGCGGAAGCCAGGTTCATCACCGAGGCGCAGGCGCAGGCCTCGATCGGCCATCCGTCCTACAATGTGAAGCCGGTCGGCGCCGGCACGATCAATTATGTGGCGGACTGGATCGGCGAAGTGCTCGACGATCTCGTCGGCCAGATCGACCAGAGCGTCATCGTGGAAACTTCGATCGATCCGAAATTGCAAGGAGTTGCGGAAGTCGCTGTCATCGACGAACTCGCGGCGAAAAGCGTGAAGTTCAACGTCAGTCAGGGCGCGCTGGTGGCGATGTCGCCAGATGGCGCCGTGCGCGCCATGGTTGGTGGCCGCAACTATTCCGAAAGCCAGTATAACCGCGCGGTCACCGCCAAGCGTCAGCCGGGTTCGGCATTCAAACCTTTCGTGTATCTCACCGCGATCGAGCAGGGACTGACACCGGAGACCGTCCGGCAGGACGCGCCGCTCGATATCAAGGGCTGGAAGCCCGAGAACTACACCCATCAATATTTCGGCTCGGTCACGCTGACGCAGGCGCTGGCGATGTCGCTGAACACGGTCGCGGTGAGGCTCGGGCTTGAAGTCGGGCCGAAGAACGTGGTGCGCACCGCGCATCGGCTCGGCATTTCGTCGAAGCTCGACGCCAATGCCTCGATCGCGCTCGGCACGTCCGAAGTCTCGATGGTCGAACTGGTCGGCGCCTATGCACCGTTTTCCAATGGCGGCCTCGGCGTCTCTCCGCATGTCGTCAACAAGATCCGCACCGTCGACGGCAAGGTGCTCTATATGCGTTCCACCGACCAGCTCGGCCAGGTGATCGATCCGCAGTACGTCGCGATGATGAACACGATGATGCAGGAGACGCTGCTCTCCGGCACTGCGCACAAGGCGGAACTGCCGGGCTGGCAGGCCGCCGGCAAGACCGGCACCAGCCAGGATTTCCGCGACGCCTGGTTCATCGGTTACACCTCCAATCTCGTGACCGGGGTCTGGCTCGGCAACGACGACAATTCGCCGACCAAGAAGGCGACAGGCGGCGGATTGCCGGTCGAGATCTGGACGCGCTTCATGAAAGCGGCGCATCAGGGCGTCGCGCCTGCGCCACTGCCGGCCTCAACGCCACCGGGCGGAATGCTCGCGACGATCGCGCAAGCGATCACTCCGCCGACAAGCCCGGGCGTTGCCCCGCCGCCGTCTTCCTCTCCGGGGCGTCCTGCTCCGACGCGGACCGCGGCCTCGGCGCGGCCGGAGGCGGCCGCCGGCCTCGACGGTTGGCTGATGGATCGGCTGTTCGGGCGTTAGAGTTCCCCGTCGACTGACTCAATTCCCGCAACACTCTTACGAAACTGGCGCGTGAGCCAGTCGCTGAAGGCGCGCACGCGCGGCGAGAGCTGACGGTTCTGCGCATACATCAGCGAGACCGGCGCGGACGGCGGCGGCGTGTTGGCCAGCACCGTCACCAGGCTTCCGCGCTTGAGATCCTCGGCCACGTGGAAATGCGGCATCTGTGCGAGTCCAAGGCCAAGCCTTGTCGCCAGCAGGTAGCTTTCCGGTCCCGTGACCGAGAAGGGCGCGGCAAGCGGCATATCGTGCATCTTGCCATCGACGACAAAACTCAGCGGTTCGAGTTCGCCGGTGGTGAACCGGCGCAGCCCGACGACCTGGTGTCCGGTGCCGAGATCGCCCAGCGATTTCGGGCGGCCGAAGCGCTTGATATAGGCCGGAGCCGCGCAGGTGATGCGCGTCAGCACGGCGAGGCGGCGCGCCACCAGTCCGCTGTCGGCAAGCTCGCCCCAGCGCAATGCGCAATCGACGCCTTCGTGGACAAGGTCGACCCAGCGATCGCTCTCGCTCATCGATATCTCGATCTCCGGATACTGCGCGAAGAACGCCGGCAGGTTCGGCATCAGGAAATGACGCGCCAGCGTGCCCTGCACCTCAATGCGTAGTGTGCCCTTCGGCTTGGTTCCGGCGAAGGCGCCCTCGGCGTCGTCCACGTCCTGAAGAATGGCGAGACATCGCCGGTAATAGGCTTCGCCGTCGAGCGTCGGGCGCACCACGCGCGTCGTGCGCTGAAGCAGCCGCACGCCGAGCCGGCGCTCGAGCTGATGAATGACCTGCGTGGCGGTCGAGCGCGGCAGGCCGATGTCGTTCGCGGCCTGCGTGAAGCTGCGGCGCTCGACCACGCGCGCGAACAGCCGCATCGCTTCAAATCGGTCCATGGCCTATTGTTCGTCAATTTAGAACAATGATGGCACTTTATGGCAGATTATCTATAGGCCTGCCAAGTGCAAATTCGTCCGTGTCAGCCGCAGACAGCGCGGCGTTCAAACACGGAGAAGGCAAATGTCGAAAGCAAACGGAAAAGTCGCTGTTGTCACCGGTTCCTCGCGGGGCATCGGGGCCGCGATCGTGGAGCGGCTCGCCGCCGACGGTTTCACGGTCGTCATCAATTATGCGGCGGGCGCGGCGGAGGCCGAAGCGCTGGCCAGAAAGATCGAGCAGGCCGGTGGCCGCGCGATCACGGCGCAAGCGGATGTCAGCAATGGCGCCGCGGTCGCGCGCCTGTTCGACATGGCGGATGCGGCCTTTGGTGGGGTCGACCTGCTCGTCAACAATGCCGGGATCATGCGGCTGGCGAGCCTCGCCGAAGCCGACGAAGCTTTGTTCGACAGCCAGGTCGCGATCAATCTCAAGGGCACGTTCAACACGCTGCGCGAGGCGTCACGCCGGCTGCGCAATGGCGGGCGCATCGTCAACCTGTCGTCGAGCCAGACCAGCCTGCTGCACCCGAGCTATGGCGTTTACGCCGCCACCAAGGCCGCAGTGGAAGCGATGACGCATGTGCTCGCCCGGGAACTCCGTGGCCGCAACATCACCGTCAACGCGGTCGCGCCGGGACCGACGGCAACGAAGCTGTTTCTTGACGGCAAGCCGAACGAAGTGATCGAGCGGCTGAAGAATCTCGCGCCGCTGGAGCGGCTCGGCGAGCCTTCCGACATCGCCGCGGCGGTTTCGTTTCTCGCCGGTCCCGACGGCGGCTGGATCAACGGCCAGGTGCTGCGTGCCAATGGCGGGATCATCTGAT comes from the Bradyrhizobium erythrophlei genome and includes:
- a CDS encoding transglycosylase domain-containing protein, with protein sequence MAWGRKKSGGRREPVFGLAGALSDLRLSAEDRIPGGGDDKPKKSAKRKIVDDDDDDDEPPPERKPRAARSPAKRKSKPRGSLPIGRLFYWGAVLGLWGAIAVVGLVVWVGAHLPAIQSLEIPKRPPTIQITGVDGSVLAIRGEMPGANVALKDLPPYLPKAFIAIEDRRFYSHFGIDPWGILRAAVANVLHRGVSQGGSTLTQQLAKNLFLTQERTFQRKLQEVELALWLERKHSKNEILELYLNRVYFGSGAYGVEAAAQRYFGKSAKNVTIAEAAMLAGLVKSPSRLAPNRNPEGAEARAQTVLTAMAEARFITEAQAQASIGHPSYNVKPVGAGTINYVADWIGEVLDDLVGQIDQSVIVETSIDPKLQGVAEVAVIDELAAKSVKFNVSQGALVAMSPDGAVRAMVGGRNYSESQYNRAVTAKRQPGSAFKPFVYLTAIEQGLTPETVRQDAPLDIKGWKPENYTHQYFGSVTLTQALAMSLNTVAVRLGLEVGPKNVVRTAHRLGISSKLDANASIALGTSEVSMVELVGAYAPFSNGGLGVSPHVVNKIRTVDGKVLYMRSTDQLGQVIDPQYVAMMNTMMQETLLSGTAHKAELPGWQAAGKTGTSQDFRDAWFIGYTSNLVTGVWLGNDDNSPTKKATGGGLPVEIWTRFMKAAHQGVAPAPLPASTPPGGMLATIAQAITPPTSPGVAPPPSSSPGRPAPTRTAASARPEAAAGLDGWLMDRLFGR
- a CDS encoding LysR family transcriptional regulator — translated: MDRFEAMRLFARVVERRSFTQAANDIGLPRSTATQVIHQLERRLGVRLLQRTTRVVRPTLDGEAYYRRCLAILQDVDDAEGAFAGTKPKGTLRIEVQGTLARHFLMPNLPAFFAQYPEIEISMSESDRWVDLVHEGVDCALRWGELADSGLVARRLAVLTRITCAAPAYIKRFGRPKSLGDLGTGHQVVGLRRFTTGELEPLSFVVDGKMHDMPLAAPFSVTGPESYLLATRLGLGLAQMPHFHVAEDLKRGSLVTVLANTPPPSAPVSLMYAQNRQLSPRVRAFSDWLTRQFRKSVAGIESVDGEL
- a CDS encoding SDR family oxidoreductase; the encoded protein is MSKANGKVAVVTGSSRGIGAAIVERLAADGFTVVINYAAGAAEAEALARKIEQAGGRAITAQADVSNGAAVARLFDMADAAFGGVDLLVNNAGIMRLASLAEADEALFDSQVAINLKGTFNTLREASRRLRNGGRIVNLSSSQTSLLHPSYGVYAATKAAVEAMTHVLARELRGRNITVNAVAPGPTATKLFLDGKPNEVIERLKNLAPLERLGEPSDIAAAVSFLAGPDGGWINGQVLRANGGII